In Tenacibaculum sp. 190524A02b, the genomic stretch AATATGTCAGTTAGTGAATTCAATTATAGTTAAGTTTTTATCCGTTTAATCCTAATTGGTCTTTAAGTTTTGCTAAATCATCTTCAGCATTACTTTCTTTAGCGTCAATAGCTTTGTCTAATTCATCGTCTATACTTTTAGATTCGTTAGCAATATCACCATAAGCCTCCGCTAAAGCTTCTTCTTGTTGCACTTTTTCTTTCATTCTTTCTAACATAGAAACTGTACTAGAGTTATCTATTTCAGCCATCTGCTTATTTAAGTTTTTAGTAGCGTTACTTACTTTAACTCTAGCTTTTAAAGTTCTTAGCTCATTTTCCCACTTACTAATGTTCGATTTAATTTCCGAAACATTTTTCTCTAGTTGAGCTACAGATTTGTTAAACTTATCAGCTTCTTCCGTAGCTCTAGCAATGTGCTTAGTAGACTCTTCTTTTTTAATCAAAGCCTGCTTCGCTAATCGGTCTGCTTCAGAAGTATCTAAGTCTCCATTTTGCGCTTTTTTCAAAATAAGCATGGCTTTATTTTGGTAATCTTCTGCTTTAGAAGTGTATTCTTCTTTTTCATTATTAGCTCTAATAGCCATTGCTTTTACTTGTGCTAAAGCTTCTAAACTTTTATCTAAGTCTTGTTTTAAGTCTCTAATCCCTTGTTCTGTCATTTTAATGGGATCTTCCATTTTGTCTATAGCAGAATTAGCTTCCGCTTTACCTATTTTAAATAATCGTCTAAAAATGTTCATGATAATTTTTTTAATATTTTGAATATGTAATAATTTGCTCTGAATATTCACTTAATAGTAAACTAAGCGAATTTAAACTGCCTTCTAGCTCATTTAGGTCTAGATTTTCTAATTGTAAAGTATCCCTAAAGATTACTCTTTCGCCACTATCATCTAAAACAAAAGCACCGTGAATAATGTCTCTATTCTTTTTAAGAAGACTTTTGTAAATCTCCTCATTAGGTTGGTTTACTTTAAAAATAAATTGTTCAATAATTACTATAGGGTAGGCCACTCCTATAATTAAGTTTTTAATACCAAAACTTTCTTTTTCAATAACAAAAATTCCGTCTGCTTCGTTTTCTTTTAAGATGTTGAAATTAAGTTCTTGTAAAAAGTTTCTAGTTTTTGAAAAATGATTGGTCATTAGCAATTGTGTTAGTTATTTATAATAGTTTTTTATAGCTGTGCAATATTACAAAAAAGTTCTGATAATCATACTTGTAATGTAAAGAGTTGTTAGTATCATATTGTTTTTTTAAGGTTAAAATTTTCTGTTTTCTTGAGAATTATCTAAAATAATTAGCAAAACTCAAATCTATTAGCTAATATTGTTGGCGTAAAGATACGCGAATTTTTAATATTTGCAAATAAAATTAGCATAAAATGTCTTTTTTTGGAAAAAATATAAAAAAAATTAGAGGAGTAAAAGGGTTAAGTCAACAAGCATTTGCTGAGGTTTTTGACTTAAAACGTGCAACTTTAGGGGCTTATGAAGAAGGTAGGAGTGAACCTAAAATAGATACAATTATTAAAATTGCTAATTATTTTAGCATTCCTATAGACGAGTTGCTAACTTCTGAACTTACAGTTAACAAATTGTTACAATTTAAAGACGATTTAACCTTAAATGCGGAAAAAGTAGAAAAAGAACTGTTAGCAAGTATTCCTTTAATAACGGACAAAAATGTCAATGAATATATTAGCTACTTTAATAAAGAGAATTTTATTAAAGATATGCCTAGTGTGCAGTTGCCTTTAAATACTGATAAAAATTTTAGAGGGTATACGGTAACGAATTTAGAAATGACAAATCATGATAAAGGTTTGTATCCTAAAGATATTGTAATAGGAGAGCAGGTGCCTTTAGAAATAATCCCTAAATTAAATAATGGAGACTTGGCATTGGTGTTAGTGGAAGATCAGCTTATTTTAAGAAGATTGTATGTAACTAAAAAAGATATTGTATTACGGGCAGATCATAAAAATATTGAAGATAAATGTTATAAGCTATCTGATGTAAAAGAACTATGGAGAATTCGTTATGTATTTTTTAAACGTTTACCTGAATTTGGGGATCCAATAGAAGAAAAGTTATTGTTGTTAGAGAGAGAATTTGCAAAGTTAAAAGGTAAAATGTAGGAACTTTTGTAAATTAGCAACCCTAAATATTAGATACATGAATATACCTCAAACCAGTTTTCCACGAGTTGTTATTGTGGGTGGAGGTTTTGCAGGATTAGCAGTTGCCAGAGGATTAGAAAATCAAGAACTTCAAGTTGTTTTAATAGATAAACATAATTATCATACGTTTCAGCCGCTTTTGTATCAGGTTGCCACGGGAGGTTTGGAACCTGATAGTATTGCTTTTCCATTAAGAAAACGATT encodes the following:
- a CDS encoding PspA/IM30 family protein, yielding MNIFRRLFKIGKAEANSAIDKMEDPIKMTEQGIRDLKQDLDKSLEALAQVKAMAIRANNEKEEYTSKAEDYQNKAMLILKKAQNGDLDTSEADRLAKQALIKKEESTKHIARATEEADKFNKSVAQLEKNVSEIKSNISKWENELRTLKARVKVSNATKNLNKQMAEIDNSSTVSMLERMKEKVQQEEALAEAYGDIANESKSIDDELDKAIDAKESNAEDDLAKLKDQLGLNG
- a CDS encoding molecular chaperone Tir: MTNHFSKTRNFLQELNFNILKENEADGIFVIEKESFGIKNLIIGVAYPIVIIEQFIFKVNQPNEEIYKSLLKKNRDIIHGAFVLDDSGERVIFRDTLQLENLDLNELEGSLNSLSLLLSEYSEQIITYSKY
- a CDS encoding helix-turn-helix transcriptional regulator; its protein translation is MSFFGKNIKKIRGVKGLSQQAFAEVFDLKRATLGAYEEGRSEPKIDTIIKIANYFSIPIDELLTSELTVNKLLQFKDDLTLNAEKVEKELLASIPLITDKNVNEYISYFNKENFIKDMPSVQLPLNTDKNFRGYTVTNLEMTNHDKGLYPKDIVIGEQVPLEIIPKLNNGDLALVLVEDQLILRRLYVTKKDIVLRADHKNIEDKCYKLSDVKELWRIRYVFFKRLPEFGDPIEEKLLLLEREFAKLKGKM